A region of Lagenorhynchus albirostris chromosome 20, mLagAlb1.1, whole genome shotgun sequence DNA encodes the following proteins:
- the TEPSIN gene encoding AP-4 complex accessory subunit tepsin isoform X10: MCGDWCPENEGSCGPSQEWVAPLLSGGPLCAWPLTVGRALPPFQLPILLKGTSDDDVPCPGYLFEEITKITHESLGSSQCLLEYLLSRLQSGSGRVKLKVLKIMLHLCGHGSSSFLLILKRNPAFIQEAAGLLLRALVSLPLLEGLWEDGTGEAGRRGGALACRGPGDSFHGTPGSSPWEQLVPEGAGSRPGSAGEAFLSTIQKAAEVVASAMRPGPESPSSQRSLLRGDAYQPAVTPSAGLGPPTPGNPLPTAGPGARAMRHQPGQAGGGWEELDSSPNSQDSSQENDDLGKASDSGSPSGSDSPSGASRAPRDLAERVEAVILSDCQQELSLVRAVTRGPHCFLSREEVQHFVKECGLLNCEAVLELLIRHLGATSERVQMRALGAIASLGCTDLLSQERVLLLARPRLQELSVGSPGPVTNKATKILRHFEASCRQWPPARRPPAEPGPTVAHVGPSDLLTDTLPFTGGQAFLQPLSSALFSPKGTAPPSGLQPGPVPPTSLEGCPLPARADAREAKTRLAGSREQGAGSERGPFGTDTAKRGPELDPGPGDSCDSLFAGMELVACPRLVGAGTAAEEPLPACQAPWTSSQRVAAKEPSGSEPSAFAFLNS; this comes from the exons ATGTGTGGAGACTGGTGCCCCGAGAACGAGGGCTCCTGTGGCCCATCTCAGGAATGGGTGGCCCCTTTGCTGTCCGGGGGCCCCCTGTGTGCATGGCCACTCACTGTGGGCAGGGCTCTCCCTCCCTTTCAGCTCCCGATTCTCCTGAAGGGAACGTCGGATGATGACGTCCCGTGTCCAGGCTACCTATTTGAGGAGATCACCA AGATCACCCACGAGTCCCTGGGCAGCAGCCAGTGCCTCCTGGAGTACCTGCTGAGCCGTCTGCAGAGCGGCTCTGGCCGCGTGAAGCTCAAG GTACTGAAGATCATGCTGCACCTGTGCGGTCATGGCTCCTCGTCCTTCCTGCTCATCCTTAAGCGCAACCCCGCCTTCATCCAGGAAGCCGCAG GGCTGCTCCTCAGGGCCCTAGTAAGCCTTCCGCTGTTGGAAGGGCTGTGGGAGGACGGGACTGGTGAGGCCGGCAGGAGAGGTGGGGCTCTGGCCTGTCGTGGTCCAGGCGACAg TTTTCACGGGACCCCCGGATCCTCTCCATGGGAACAGCTTGTACCAGAAGGTGCGGGCAGCCGCCCAG GCTCTGCAGGCGAAGCCTTCCTGTCCACCATCCAGAAGGCCGCAGAGGTGGTGGCCAGCGCCATGCGCCCTGGGCCTGAGAGCCCCAGCTCCCAGAGGTCCCTTCTGCGAGGTGACGCCTACCAGCCGGCTGTGACACCTTCAGCCGGCCTCGGCCCTCCAACCCCTGGGAACCCTCTCCCCACAGCCGGCCCAGGTGCCCGAG CCATGAGACACCAGCCTGGGCAGGCCGGAGGCGGCTGGGAGGAGCTGGACAGCAGCCCAAACTCTCAGGATTCTTCCCAGGAAAATGACGACCTGGGCAAGGCCTCGGACTCAGGTAGTCCGTCGGGCAGTGACAGCCCCTCAGGGGCCAGCCGGGCACCCCGCGACCTGGCAGAAAG GGTCGAGGCCGTGATCCTGAGTGACTGCCAGCAGGAGCTGAGCCTGGTCCGGGCCGTGACACGGGGGCCACATTGCTTCCTGAGCCGAGAGGAGGTGCAGCACTTCGTCAAAGA GTGTGGACTCCTCAACTGTGAGGCCGTGCTGGAGCTGCTCATCCGCCACCTGGGCGCAACCAGCGAGCGTGTGCAGATG AGAGCCCTGGGTGCCATCGCCTCCCTCGGGTGCACCGACCTGCTCTCCCAGGAGCGAGTCCTGCTCCTTGCCCGGCCTCGGCTGCAAGAGCTCAGTGTGGGCAGCCCTGGACCCGTGACCAACAAGGCCACCAAG ATCCTGAGACACTTTGAAGCCTCCTGCCGACAGTGGCCCCCTGCCCGGAGGCCCCCAGCCGAGCCTGGCCCCACAGTCGCCCATGTGGGCCCATCAGACCTGCTGACCGACACTCTGCCTTTCACGGGGGGCCAGGCTTTCCTGCAGCCTCTGAGTTCAGCTCTGTTTTCGCCCAAGGGCACCGCTCCCCCATCGGGGCTGCAGCCCGGCCCTGTGCCCCCGACTTCCCTGGAGGGCTGCCCCCTTCCAGCCCGTGCGGATGCCAGGGAGGCCAAGACCAGACTGGCAGGTTCCAGAGAGCAGGGGGCTGGATCCGAGCGGGGCCCGTTCGGCACAGACACTGCAAAGAGAGGGCCAGAGCTTGACCCGGGCCCCGGGGATAGCTGTGACTCCTTGTTCGCTGGCATGGAACTGGTGGCCTGTCCCCGCCTGGTGGGGGCCGGGACTGCTGCAGAAGAACCCCTCCCAGCCTGCCAGGCTCCCTGGACGTCGTCACAGAGGGTGGCAGCAAAGGAGCCTTCTGGCTCTGAGCCATCAGCTTTCGCATTCTTAAACTCATGA
- the TEPSIN gene encoding AP-4 complex accessory subunit tepsin isoform X2 — protein MCGDWCPENEGSCGPSQEWVAPLLSGGPLCAWPLTVGRALPPFQLPILLKGTSDDDVPCPGYLFEEITKITHESLGSSQCLLEYLLSRLQSGSGRVKLKVLKIMLHLCGHGSSSFLLILKRNPAFIQEAAGLLLRALVSLPLLEGLWEDGTGEAGRRGGALACRGPGDSFHGTPGSSPWEQLVPEGAGSRPGLGGCLVLGRLVTSASFPATQGPASSRYASMGSQSRPQSSLQGFGYSKERGHTGSAGEAFLSTIQKAAEVVASAMRPGPESPSSQRSLLRGDAYQPAVTPSAGLGPPTPGNPLPTAGPGARAMRHQPGQAGGGWEELDSSPNSQDSSQENDDLGKASDSGSPSGSDSPSGASRAPRDLAERVEAVILSDCQQELSLVRAVTRGPHCFLSREEVQHFVKECGLLNCEAVLELLIRHLGATSERVQMRALGAIASLGCTDLLSQERVLLLARPRLQELSVGSPGPVTNKATKILRHFEASCRQWPPARRPPAEPGPTVAHVGPSDLLTDTLPFTGGQAFLQPLSSALFSPKGTAPPSGLQPGPVPPTSLEGCPLPARADAREAKTRLAGSREQGAGSERGPFGTDTAKRGPELDPGPGDSCDSLFAGMELVACPRLVGAGTAAEEPLPACQAPWTSSQRVAAKEPSGSEPSAFAFLNS, from the exons ATGTGTGGAGACTGGTGCCCCGAGAACGAGGGCTCCTGTGGCCCATCTCAGGAATGGGTGGCCCCTTTGCTGTCCGGGGGCCCCCTGTGTGCATGGCCACTCACTGTGGGCAGGGCTCTCCCTCCCTTTCAGCTCCCGATTCTCCTGAAGGGAACGTCGGATGATGACGTCCCGTGTCCAGGCTACCTATTTGAGGAGATCACCA AGATCACCCACGAGTCCCTGGGCAGCAGCCAGTGCCTCCTGGAGTACCTGCTGAGCCGTCTGCAGAGCGGCTCTGGCCGCGTGAAGCTCAAG GTACTGAAGATCATGCTGCACCTGTGCGGTCATGGCTCCTCGTCCTTCCTGCTCATCCTTAAGCGCAACCCCGCCTTCATCCAGGAAGCCGCAG GGCTGCTCCTCAGGGCCCTAGTAAGCCTTCCGCTGTTGGAAGGGCTGTGGGAGGACGGGACTGGTGAGGCCGGCAGGAGAGGTGGGGCTCTGGCCTGTCGTGGTCCAGGCGACAg TTTTCACGGGACCCCCGGATCCTCTCCATGGGAACAGCTTGTACCAGAAGGTGCGGGCAGCCGCCCAG GACTTGGGGGCTGCCTTGTTCTCGGACGCCTTGTCACCTCTGCCTCCTTCCCAGCCACCCAGGGCCCTGCCTCCAGCAGGTATGCAA GCATGGGCTCCCAGTCCAGGCCCCAGAGCTCCCTACAGGGCTTCGGCTACAGCAAGGAACGGGGCCACACAG GCTCTGCAGGCGAAGCCTTCCTGTCCACCATCCAGAAGGCCGCAGAGGTGGTGGCCAGCGCCATGCGCCCTGGGCCTGAGAGCCCCAGCTCCCAGAGGTCCCTTCTGCGAGGTGACGCCTACCAGCCGGCTGTGACACCTTCAGCCGGCCTCGGCCCTCCAACCCCTGGGAACCCTCTCCCCACAGCCGGCCCAGGTGCCCGAG CCATGAGACACCAGCCTGGGCAGGCCGGAGGCGGCTGGGAGGAGCTGGACAGCAGCCCAAACTCTCAGGATTCTTCCCAGGAAAATGACGACCTGGGCAAGGCCTCGGACTCAGGTAGTCCGTCGGGCAGTGACAGCCCCTCAGGGGCCAGCCGGGCACCCCGCGACCTGGCAGAAAG GGTCGAGGCCGTGATCCTGAGTGACTGCCAGCAGGAGCTGAGCCTGGTCCGGGCCGTGACACGGGGGCCACATTGCTTCCTGAGCCGAGAGGAGGTGCAGCACTTCGTCAAAGA GTGTGGACTCCTCAACTGTGAGGCCGTGCTGGAGCTGCTCATCCGCCACCTGGGCGCAACCAGCGAGCGTGTGCAGATG AGAGCCCTGGGTGCCATCGCCTCCCTCGGGTGCACCGACCTGCTCTCCCAGGAGCGAGTCCTGCTCCTTGCCCGGCCTCGGCTGCAAGAGCTCAGTGTGGGCAGCCCTGGACCCGTGACCAACAAGGCCACCAAG ATCCTGAGACACTTTGAAGCCTCCTGCCGACAGTGGCCCCCTGCCCGGAGGCCCCCAGCCGAGCCTGGCCCCACAGTCGCCCATGTGGGCCCATCAGACCTGCTGACCGACACTCTGCCTTTCACGGGGGGCCAGGCTTTCCTGCAGCCTCTGAGTTCAGCTCTGTTTTCGCCCAAGGGCACCGCTCCCCCATCGGGGCTGCAGCCCGGCCCTGTGCCCCCGACTTCCCTGGAGGGCTGCCCCCTTCCAGCCCGTGCGGATGCCAGGGAGGCCAAGACCAGACTGGCAGGTTCCAGAGAGCAGGGGGCTGGATCCGAGCGGGGCCCGTTCGGCACAGACACTGCAAAGAGAGGGCCAGAGCTTGACCCGGGCCCCGGGGATAGCTGTGACTCCTTGTTCGCTGGCATGGAACTGGTGGCCTGTCCCCGCCTGGTGGGGGCCGGGACTGCTGCAGAAGAACCCCTCCCAGCCTGCCAGGCTCCCTGGACGTCGTCACAGAGGGTGGCAGCAAAGGAGCCTTCTGGCTCTGAGCCATCAGCTTTCGCATTCTTAAACTCATGA
- the TEPSIN gene encoding AP-4 complex accessory subunit tepsin isoform X14, giving the protein MCGDWCPENEGSCGPSQEWVAPLLSGGPLCAWPLTVGRALPPFQLPILLKGTSDDDVPCPGYLFEEITKITHESLGSSQCLLEYLLSRLQSGSGRVKLKVLKIMLHLCGHGSSSFLLILKRNPAFIQEAAVFTGPPDPLHGNSLYQKVRAAAQDLGAALFSDALSPLPPSQPPRALPPAGSAGEAFLSTIQKAAEVVASAMRPGPESPSSQRSLLRAMRHQPGQAGGGWEELDSSPNSQDSSQENDDLGKASDSGSPSGSDSPSGASRAPRDLAERVEAVILSDCQQELSLVRAVTRGPHCFLSREEVQHFVKECGLLNCEAVLELLIRHLGATSERVQMRALGAIASLGCTDLLSQERVLLLARPRLQELSVGSPGPVTNKATKILRHFEASCRQWPPARRPPAEPGPTVAHVGPSDLLTDTLPFTGGQAFLQPLSSALFSPKGTAPPSGLQPGPVPPTSLEGCPLPARADAREAKTRLAGSREQGAGSERGPFGTDTAKRGPELDPGPGDSCDSLFAGMELVACPRLVGAGTAAEEPLPACQAPWTSSQRVAAKEPSGSEPSAFAFLNS; this is encoded by the exons ATGTGTGGAGACTGGTGCCCCGAGAACGAGGGCTCCTGTGGCCCATCTCAGGAATGGGTGGCCCCTTTGCTGTCCGGGGGCCCCCTGTGTGCATGGCCACTCACTGTGGGCAGGGCTCTCCCTCCCTTTCAGCTCCCGATTCTCCTGAAGGGAACGTCGGATGATGACGTCCCGTGTCCAGGCTACCTATTTGAGGAGATCACCA AGATCACCCACGAGTCCCTGGGCAGCAGCCAGTGCCTCCTGGAGTACCTGCTGAGCCGTCTGCAGAGCGGCTCTGGCCGCGTGAAGCTCAAG GTACTGAAGATCATGCTGCACCTGTGCGGTCATGGCTCCTCGTCCTTCCTGCTCATCCTTAAGCGCAACCCCGCCTTCATCCAGGAAGCCGCAG TTTTCACGGGACCCCCGGATCCTCTCCATGGGAACAGCTTGTACCAGAAGGTGCGGGCAGCCGCCCAG GACTTGGGGGCTGCCTTGTTCTCGGACGCCTTGTCACCTCTGCCTCCTTCCCAGCCACCCAGGGCCCTGCCTCCAGCAG GCTCTGCAGGCGAAGCCTTCCTGTCCACCATCCAGAAGGCCGCAGAGGTGGTGGCCAGCGCCATGCGCCCTGGGCCTGAGAGCCCCAGCTCCCAGAGGTCCCTTCTGCGAG CCATGAGACACCAGCCTGGGCAGGCCGGAGGCGGCTGGGAGGAGCTGGACAGCAGCCCAAACTCTCAGGATTCTTCCCAGGAAAATGACGACCTGGGCAAGGCCTCGGACTCAGGTAGTCCGTCGGGCAGTGACAGCCCCTCAGGGGCCAGCCGGGCACCCCGCGACCTGGCAGAAAG GGTCGAGGCCGTGATCCTGAGTGACTGCCAGCAGGAGCTGAGCCTGGTCCGGGCCGTGACACGGGGGCCACATTGCTTCCTGAGCCGAGAGGAGGTGCAGCACTTCGTCAAAGA GTGTGGACTCCTCAACTGTGAGGCCGTGCTGGAGCTGCTCATCCGCCACCTGGGCGCAACCAGCGAGCGTGTGCAGATG AGAGCCCTGGGTGCCATCGCCTCCCTCGGGTGCACCGACCTGCTCTCCCAGGAGCGAGTCCTGCTCCTTGCCCGGCCTCGGCTGCAAGAGCTCAGTGTGGGCAGCCCTGGACCCGTGACCAACAAGGCCACCAAG ATCCTGAGACACTTTGAAGCCTCCTGCCGACAGTGGCCCCCTGCCCGGAGGCCCCCAGCCGAGCCTGGCCCCACAGTCGCCCATGTGGGCCCATCAGACCTGCTGACCGACACTCTGCCTTTCACGGGGGGCCAGGCTTTCCTGCAGCCTCTGAGTTCAGCTCTGTTTTCGCCCAAGGGCACCGCTCCCCCATCGGGGCTGCAGCCCGGCCCTGTGCCCCCGACTTCCCTGGAGGGCTGCCCCCTTCCAGCCCGTGCGGATGCCAGGGAGGCCAAGACCAGACTGGCAGGTTCCAGAGAGCAGGGGGCTGGATCCGAGCGGGGCCCGTTCGGCACAGACACTGCAAAGAGAGGGCCAGAGCTTGACCCGGGCCCCGGGGATAGCTGTGACTCCTTGTTCGCTGGCATGGAACTGGTGGCCTGTCCCCGCCTGGTGGGGGCCGGGACTGCTGCAGAAGAACCCCTCCCAGCCTGCCAGGCTCCCTGGACGTCGTCACAGAGGGTGGCAGCAAAGGAGCCTTCTGGCTCTGAGCCATCAGCTTTCGCATTCTTAAACTCATGA
- the TEPSIN gene encoding AP-4 complex accessory subunit tepsin isoform X16: protein MCGDWCPENEGSCGPSQEWVAPLLSGGPLCAWPLTVGRALPPFQLPILLKGTSDDDVPCPGYLFEEITKITHESLGSSQCLLEYLLSRLQSGSGRVKLKVLKIMLHLCGHGSSSFLLILKRNPAFIQEAAVFTGPPDPLHGNSLYQKVRAAAQDLGAALFSDALSPLPPSQPPRALPPAGMGSQSRPQSSLQGFGYSKERGHTAMRHQPGQAGGGWEELDSSPNSQDSSQENDDLGKASDSGSPSGSDSPSGASRAPRDLAERVEAVILSDCQQELSLVRAVTRGPHCFLSREEVQHFVKECGLLNCEAVLELLIRHLGATSERVQMRALGAIASLGCTDLLSQERVLLLARPRLQELSVGSPGPVTNKATKILRHFEASCRQWPPARRPPAEPGPTVAHVGPSDLLTDTLPFTGGQAFLQPLSSALFSPKGTAPPSGLQPGPVPPTSLEGCPLPARADAREAKTRLAGSREQGAGSERGPFGTDTAKRGPELDPGPGDSCDSLFAGMELVACPRLVGAGTAAEEPLPACQAPWTSSQRVAAKEPSGSEPSAFAFLNS from the exons ATGTGTGGAGACTGGTGCCCCGAGAACGAGGGCTCCTGTGGCCCATCTCAGGAATGGGTGGCCCCTTTGCTGTCCGGGGGCCCCCTGTGTGCATGGCCACTCACTGTGGGCAGGGCTCTCCCTCCCTTTCAGCTCCCGATTCTCCTGAAGGGAACGTCGGATGATGACGTCCCGTGTCCAGGCTACCTATTTGAGGAGATCACCA AGATCACCCACGAGTCCCTGGGCAGCAGCCAGTGCCTCCTGGAGTACCTGCTGAGCCGTCTGCAGAGCGGCTCTGGCCGCGTGAAGCTCAAG GTACTGAAGATCATGCTGCACCTGTGCGGTCATGGCTCCTCGTCCTTCCTGCTCATCCTTAAGCGCAACCCCGCCTTCATCCAGGAAGCCGCAG TTTTCACGGGACCCCCGGATCCTCTCCATGGGAACAGCTTGTACCAGAAGGTGCGGGCAGCCGCCCAG GACTTGGGGGCTGCCTTGTTCTCGGACGCCTTGTCACCTCTGCCTCCTTCCCAGCCACCCAGGGCCCTGCCTCCAGCAG GCATGGGCTCCCAGTCCAGGCCCCAGAGCTCCCTACAGGGCTTCGGCTACAGCAAGGAACGGGGCCACACAG CCATGAGACACCAGCCTGGGCAGGCCGGAGGCGGCTGGGAGGAGCTGGACAGCAGCCCAAACTCTCAGGATTCTTCCCAGGAAAATGACGACCTGGGCAAGGCCTCGGACTCAGGTAGTCCGTCGGGCAGTGACAGCCCCTCAGGGGCCAGCCGGGCACCCCGCGACCTGGCAGAAAG GGTCGAGGCCGTGATCCTGAGTGACTGCCAGCAGGAGCTGAGCCTGGTCCGGGCCGTGACACGGGGGCCACATTGCTTCCTGAGCCGAGAGGAGGTGCAGCACTTCGTCAAAGA GTGTGGACTCCTCAACTGTGAGGCCGTGCTGGAGCTGCTCATCCGCCACCTGGGCGCAACCAGCGAGCGTGTGCAGATG AGAGCCCTGGGTGCCATCGCCTCCCTCGGGTGCACCGACCTGCTCTCCCAGGAGCGAGTCCTGCTCCTTGCCCGGCCTCGGCTGCAAGAGCTCAGTGTGGGCAGCCCTGGACCCGTGACCAACAAGGCCACCAAG ATCCTGAGACACTTTGAAGCCTCCTGCCGACAGTGGCCCCCTGCCCGGAGGCCCCCAGCCGAGCCTGGCCCCACAGTCGCCCATGTGGGCCCATCAGACCTGCTGACCGACACTCTGCCTTTCACGGGGGGCCAGGCTTTCCTGCAGCCTCTGAGTTCAGCTCTGTTTTCGCCCAAGGGCACCGCTCCCCCATCGGGGCTGCAGCCCGGCCCTGTGCCCCCGACTTCCCTGGAGGGCTGCCCCCTTCCAGCCCGTGCGGATGCCAGGGAGGCCAAGACCAGACTGGCAGGTTCCAGAGAGCAGGGGGCTGGATCCGAGCGGGGCCCGTTCGGCACAGACACTGCAAAGAGAGGGCCAGAGCTTGACCCGGGCCCCGGGGATAGCTGTGACTCCTTGTTCGCTGGCATGGAACTGGTGGCCTGTCCCCGCCTGGTGGGGGCCGGGACTGCTGCAGAAGAACCCCTCCCAGCCTGCCAGGCTCCCTGGACGTCGTCACAGAGGGTGGCAGCAAAGGAGCCTTCTGGCTCTGAGCCATCAGCTTTCGCATTCTTAAACTCATGA
- the TEPSIN gene encoding AP-4 complex accessory subunit tepsin isoform X3, whose translation MCGDWCPENEGSCGPSQEWVAPLLSGGPLCAWPLTVGRALPPFQLPILLKGTSDDDVPCPGYLFEEITKITHESLGSSQCLLEYLLSRLQSGSGRVKLKVLKIMLHLCGHGSSSFLLILKRNPAFIQEAAGLLLRALVSLPLLEGLWEDGTGEAGRRGGALACRGPGDSFHGTPGSSPWEQLVPEGAGSRPGLGGCLVLGRLVTSASFPATQGPASSRYASMGSQSRPQSSLQGFGYSKERGHTGSAGEAFLSTIQKAAEVVASAMRPGPESPSSQRSLLRGDAYQPAVTPSAGLGPPTPGNPLPTAGPAMRHQPGQAGGGWEELDSSPNSQDSSQENDDLGKASDSGSPSGSDSPSGASRAPRDLAERVEAVILSDCQQELSLVRAVTRGPHCFLSREEVQHFVKECGLLNCEAVLELLIRHLGATSERVQMRALGAIASLGCTDLLSQERVLLLARPRLQELSVGSPGPVTNKATKILRHFEASCRQWPPARRPPAEPGPTVAHVGPSDLLTDTLPFTGGQAFLQPLSSALFSPKGTAPPSGLQPGPVPPTSLEGCPLPARADAREAKTRLAGSREQGAGSERGPFGTDTAKRGPELDPGPGDSCDSLFAGMELVACPRLVGAGTAAEEPLPACQAPWTSSQRVAAKEPSGSEPSAFAFLNS comes from the exons ATGTGTGGAGACTGGTGCCCCGAGAACGAGGGCTCCTGTGGCCCATCTCAGGAATGGGTGGCCCCTTTGCTGTCCGGGGGCCCCCTGTGTGCATGGCCACTCACTGTGGGCAGGGCTCTCCCTCCCTTTCAGCTCCCGATTCTCCTGAAGGGAACGTCGGATGATGACGTCCCGTGTCCAGGCTACCTATTTGAGGAGATCACCA AGATCACCCACGAGTCCCTGGGCAGCAGCCAGTGCCTCCTGGAGTACCTGCTGAGCCGTCTGCAGAGCGGCTCTGGCCGCGTGAAGCTCAAG GTACTGAAGATCATGCTGCACCTGTGCGGTCATGGCTCCTCGTCCTTCCTGCTCATCCTTAAGCGCAACCCCGCCTTCATCCAGGAAGCCGCAG GGCTGCTCCTCAGGGCCCTAGTAAGCCTTCCGCTGTTGGAAGGGCTGTGGGAGGACGGGACTGGTGAGGCCGGCAGGAGAGGTGGGGCTCTGGCCTGTCGTGGTCCAGGCGACAg TTTTCACGGGACCCCCGGATCCTCTCCATGGGAACAGCTTGTACCAGAAGGTGCGGGCAGCCGCCCAG GACTTGGGGGCTGCCTTGTTCTCGGACGCCTTGTCACCTCTGCCTCCTTCCCAGCCACCCAGGGCCCTGCCTCCAGCAGGTATGCAA GCATGGGCTCCCAGTCCAGGCCCCAGAGCTCCCTACAGGGCTTCGGCTACAGCAAGGAACGGGGCCACACAG GCTCTGCAGGCGAAGCCTTCCTGTCCACCATCCAGAAGGCCGCAGAGGTGGTGGCCAGCGCCATGCGCCCTGGGCCTGAGAGCCCCAGCTCCCAGAGGTCCCTTCTGCGAGGTGACGCCTACCAGCCGGCTGTGACACCTTCAGCCGGCCTCGGCCCTCCAACCCCTGGGAACCCTCTCCCCACAGCCGGCCCAG CCATGAGACACCAGCCTGGGCAGGCCGGAGGCGGCTGGGAGGAGCTGGACAGCAGCCCAAACTCTCAGGATTCTTCCCAGGAAAATGACGACCTGGGCAAGGCCTCGGACTCAGGTAGTCCGTCGGGCAGTGACAGCCCCTCAGGGGCCAGCCGGGCACCCCGCGACCTGGCAGAAAG GGTCGAGGCCGTGATCCTGAGTGACTGCCAGCAGGAGCTGAGCCTGGTCCGGGCCGTGACACGGGGGCCACATTGCTTCCTGAGCCGAGAGGAGGTGCAGCACTTCGTCAAAGA GTGTGGACTCCTCAACTGTGAGGCCGTGCTGGAGCTGCTCATCCGCCACCTGGGCGCAACCAGCGAGCGTGTGCAGATG AGAGCCCTGGGTGCCATCGCCTCCCTCGGGTGCACCGACCTGCTCTCCCAGGAGCGAGTCCTGCTCCTTGCCCGGCCTCGGCTGCAAGAGCTCAGTGTGGGCAGCCCTGGACCCGTGACCAACAAGGCCACCAAG ATCCTGAGACACTTTGAAGCCTCCTGCCGACAGTGGCCCCCTGCCCGGAGGCCCCCAGCCGAGCCTGGCCCCACAGTCGCCCATGTGGGCCCATCAGACCTGCTGACCGACACTCTGCCTTTCACGGGGGGCCAGGCTTTCCTGCAGCCTCTGAGTTCAGCTCTGTTTTCGCCCAAGGGCACCGCTCCCCCATCGGGGCTGCAGCCCGGCCCTGTGCCCCCGACTTCCCTGGAGGGCTGCCCCCTTCCAGCCCGTGCGGATGCCAGGGAGGCCAAGACCAGACTGGCAGGTTCCAGAGAGCAGGGGGCTGGATCCGAGCGGGGCCCGTTCGGCACAGACACTGCAAAGAGAGGGCCAGAGCTTGACCCGGGCCCCGGGGATAGCTGTGACTCCTTGTTCGCTGGCATGGAACTGGTGGCCTGTCCCCGCCTGGTGGGGGCCGGGACTGCTGCAGAAGAACCCCTCCCAGCCTGCCAGGCTCCCTGGACGTCGTCACAGAGGGTGGCAGCAAAGGAGCCTTCTGGCTCTGAGCCATCAGCTTTCGCATTCTTAAACTCATGA